TGAAGAAACTCTTCTTCTCTTCTTCTGCTTCTTCTTTAATAACATTTCCTTCATCGTCGATATACCTGCTAATGGCTTTCGACATTTTATCAGCTGTAAAAGGCTTGGTGATATACTCATTCGCACCGCCTTCATTCAGGGCTTTATCCACTTTACCCATGGACTTTTCAGCGGTAACCATAATTATCGGAATATCGGCATAGCCTTTATCCCTGATTGCTCTTGCCAGCTCTACCCCGGTCATTTTGGGCATATTCCAATCCACAAAAAGCATCTCGATTTCATCGTCAAACTTTTCCAGAGCATCTTCACCATCCATAGCTTCCACATACTCAAAATCAGCTATTAGAAGTTGATCAAGAGCCCGTTTAACCTGACTCCTCATTATTTTTGAATCATCTACAACAAGTGCCTTAATTTTACTCATTTTTCGCTCCTATAAACCAGTTTCTGCCTTTTACAGAAACCAGAATTAACCTGTATTGTTCAGTGTTTTCTAGTTTTGGAATTCAACAGACCTGAATCTGAGAACACTACTCTCCGTGTTATCGGGTGTTTGAGAATTTCCTTAAGAGAAAAGGTTAATATTTTTCTACACTGACTGGCGGGATGTAGAGTTTTCGTATAGAAAGGCTAAGTCACTCCAACTGACATCAGAAAAAGTTAGGGTTTTCTAATAGTCATTCGGCTACTCTCTTATTTATATATATTCAATGAAATAAAATGGTATAGGTTTTGGGTCTAAAGTAATCTAATGGGTATTAATAGCACATTTCAGTCATTTGTGCATTCCGAAGTCAAAACTTCATATGGCTTTCGGCTTGTAGAAGCATATTTGACGTACAGAGATTTAGGGACAAATGTTAAAGATCAGTCAGCTGAAACTGCTTCTTATGAAGAAGTTGACTATTCGATTAAAGATAAGCATGAGACCCAACCCTCTTCTTCCAAGGATTTTTCTTCTGACTTTTTCGGCAAGAGAGTTTCTTTTATATCGCAGAGCTCTGGATCAGAATATGTAAAATCAGACAGTCACGAAATCTCCCCTGAAAAACTTTCTGATTTCATTTTGAGTGATAAACTGCTGAAGAAGCGTAATAATTTTTACCAAGGCAGTTCTGACTTTACCGCAAAAGGAACACTGCTAGACATGCAGCTTTAGCCATTTAGTTTTCAGAACAAGAAAACGGAATGTGTAAGCTTATGGTAGGTTTTTCATCTTTTTCAGATTGAAAATCAAGAAATCCATCTATCTGTTGAACAAGAGTGCGGCTTGTCAAGATCCCTTCATTAAAAGAATTTATCCCCTTGCTTCCCTCATTCATTTCCATTGACATTATCTCTGTCAACTCATTCACTTTTTTTTCTGATGCCTCAAACTCCAGTGAAAAAACTGCCATGTTGTTACTCTTGCTGGTCTTCAATTCAATAGAATCTTTGCCTGAAGAACACTTCGCTACATAACTAATCAGGTTAAAAATGATCAGCTTTGTCATAAACAGATCAGTGCGTACATAAAGTGGCTGTGCAGAAAAATTAAACCCAATATTAGGTCCCGAACAATGCATTTGCTTACAGACTTCTTGAACAACCCAATTCAGGTCAACATCTAATAATACTTCGGACTCTTCAGAAATAGAATCTGACTCATCACTATATATTTCCATCAGCTGCTCAAGTATTTTGTTCACCTGCCCAATACCCGCTTCTATCTGTTTTCTATAATGTTCTATTTGTTTAACGTCCGGTTCATGAGAGAGGGAAAGGTTAATCAATTCCAGGTATCCAGAAATTGCACTGATTGGTGACATGGCGTTATGCATGTTCTGCCGAACTATACTTTTCTGTAGTTTGTGTACTCCTCTCAGTTTGTCAAACCTATTCTTCCCCTCTTGCTTTTCCTTTTTCAAAATTTGTGAAAGCAAAGACTCAAGGTCCTCAACAACCTGATTCTCTTTCTTTTCTACACTTCTTAAACCGTCAGCTAAATTCATATATATGTACCTATATAGTTAATATTGTAACTGAGCTATCTATAGTGGAAGAGTTTCTTATCCATCCCCATGGCCAACGTCATCCTTAAACAGCTAATCTGTAAGTTGTTAAATCTTTTTATTAAGATTTTTTAACACTATAGAAGATCGTAAATCTTAATTATTAAAAAAACTTAATAATTAAGATTTTTTAATAATTAGAAACTCTCATTATGCCGATGTAAAACCATGCACTACAATACCTTAAAAATTCTATTCACATCTCTCGTAATAAATGTGGATAACTTTTTTTTCTGACTAAAAGAATACTGTTCCAATAAATAAAATGAATACAAAAAAGTAAAACGGGGCTAAATTCACACATATCTTTCGTCTAATTCTTTTTTTATAATGGCTACAGTGGAAAAATATTTAGTGCTTATGTTTTTGATTTGAGAGTAACATGAAAGAATTTATTTCAGTTTTATTTATTGAGAGAACACAAGATTCTAATCAAGGTCTAAAAGAAAAGCTGGCTGATTCTGAGTTTATCATCGTCCCCTTTTCACAAGTAAACAATAACAACCTCGACGTACTTCTTAAGTCTCACAAATGGGATCTTATTATAGCCGACCTTGACAATGAAGATTTGAACCTGGATGGTATTATAGAGATCATTGGCAAATCAAACATCATTACTCCATTGATTGTAACGGGTACCGAAATTTCGAGCAGTACTTTATATAACGCTCTCAAATCAGGGGCTCAGGACTATGTGCTAAAGAATGATTTAGATCGCTTAATACCTGTTGTAACAAAGGAAATGCGAACTCTGAAAAGGCATCGAAATCATTTCAATAAAGCCGCAAAAAATCAGGTTTTTACTCAGGCATTGGACAAAGGAAATAATGAGATTTTTCTGATGGATCCAATGTCTTTGAAAATGGTCTATGCTAATGACACGCTGCTTAAAAATATTGGTTACTCAGAGGATGAGGTTAAGAATCTACCAGCCAAAAATCTTATCGCTGACTATGATGTACAGACTGTTTTTGAAACGGTTTCTCCGCTTTACCGTGGAGAAGAAAAATCGGTTGCCTTTCAGTTCGACCGTAAGAGGAAAGACGGCTCTACCTACCCGGTCAAAATTCATTTAGAAATAACCCAGCGAGAGCATCGTCAATTACTACTTGGCACAAGTTTTGATATAAGCCGTCAAATAAAAGACGCTTCAATTATTCAGGAACAACAGAATAGAACTAAGAAACTTGAGCTCGACAATAAATATAAATCCGAATTTTATGCGAATCTCAGCCATGAAATGAGGACTATTCTTAGTTCCAATCTGCTTCTCACAAAAATGCTAAAAGATAACCGTGCAGGAAATCTTGAAACAGATCAGTTAGAGTATTTGGACGCTGTTTATCAGTCTGGAAATACAATGCTGGAGCTTCTTAACGAGGTACTGGATTTATCGAAAATTGAATCAGGTAATGTTGCTGTAAAAGTAGAGGAATTCAGTGCGCATGATATTCAAAAACGCACAGAACAACTCTACAAACCGATTGCAAGTGAAAAAAAAATCAGCTTCCAGTGTACTGTAGATGAAAAAATTTCGGATGTTATTAAGACGGATCGACTCAGGCTGGATCAGGTTCTAAATAACCTTATTACCAATGCCTTTAAGTTTACGAAAGAAGGTCACGTACACTTAACTATTTTTGAACCTGACAAAGAACTAAAGCATTTGCAAAATGGAACCAGCGATAAGTTGATCGCTTTTGAAGTATCAGATACTGGAATAGGTATCCCCAAAAGCAGACAGAGTCAAATTTTCAAAAGCTATGTACAGGCTGACGACAGCATTACGGAAAAGCAATTTGGCGGAACTGGTTTAGGGCTAACGATTTCTAAAGAGATTGCAGAAATACTTGGAGGTACCATCACGCTTGAAAGTGAACCTGAAGCAGGGAGTACTTTCACATTAATAATTCCGCAAAACGGTACTGAGGCATTAGCGAAACAAGCTAAAAAGGGGAAAGTTAAAATCACCCAGCCATCCGTATCTGATGAAGAAGAAAAGAAACCCATTAAGAAAACGACCAAAAAGCTTGACGCTACTGTTTTATTAGTTGATGACAGCAGCATCCATAACATGGCTCTTAAAGAGTTTTTAGGGTTCAGAATCAATCAATGCATTACCGCCGAATCTGCCGAAGAAGCATATTCAACCATAGAATCTCACGCTGTTGATTGTATTGTTCTGGATATGTATCTCCCTGATGCAGACGGAAAAGAAGTAATACAACGGTTGAAAGAAAACGAAGATTATAAAGATATCCCTGTCATCATTTATTCAGGTAAAAGTCTTACAGCTGTAGAAGAAAGTCA
The window above is part of the Balneola sp. genome. Proteins encoded here:
- a CDS encoding two-component system response regulator, whose amino-acid sequence is MKALVVDDSKIMRSQVKRALDQLLIADFEYVEAMDGEDALEKFDDEIEMLFVDWNMPKMTGVELARAIRDKGYADIPIIMVTAEKSMGKVDKALNEGGANEYITKPFTADKMSKAISRYIDDEGNVIKEEAEEEKKSFFSSILNA